In Plasmodium vivax chromosome 14, whole genome shotgun sequence, the genomic window AAAGTTGGGCATAAAAAGTAGGGgctacaaaaaaggggtataAATAGGGGCTATTAATAGGCCAAAAATGGGGGCAAATGGGCCCAAACGGGCATAACAGACGCTGCGACGAAATGGCCCAGTGCGCGCTCGCTCGCATGAGGGGACAATTGGTTGAAGCTTCAACTTAGGCGAgttcctttttgcgaaaaaaaaaaaaaaaaaaagggatacacCGGGTTATATGTACTACTCACTGTTGCTATAGGTATAATATTATACGcatctttcctttttctttttttttctttccttttccctccttttttgcgagcGCGATATGCGCCGGCAGAGCCCCCCTGGAATTGGCGCGCCCATCCGCGCCTCGCTAAACCTGCGGCTAAGCGCTGACTTGGAAGCGCTGACTTGGAAGCGCTGACTTGGAAGCGCTGACTTGGAAGCGCTGACTTGAAAGCACTGACTTGATAGCACTGACTTGAGTATCTTTTCACCCGCATATCGCATCGCCCCCGCTCGAGCATGTATGCGCAGCAGTCGGTACGAATAAGCAGCaatgcatacgtacgtatgaaGGAAGCGCGACGTACGCAAGTTAATACGTTCGCGCGTGCGTCACATTGGTCGCGCTCGCGCGTTCCGCTACTTTTTTTGAATTGCGAAGTTTATTTGTTCACCCACCCCATTTcgcatttcaaaaaaaagaaaaaaaatatatacccataaaaaaaacattttaaaaaaaatttacaaaaaaaacaaaaacttataaaaatatgaaactcacaaaaaaccaaaaaaaaacgtaaaataaaaggccataatataaaaaaaaaaaaatagcataagcatataaacaaaacaaataaacagTATAAAACCcctggaaaggaaaaaactacaaaaaaaagaaaaaaaaaaaaagcatcaaagagggagaaggcAGCTTTTTGGCGAGAAGGAGCCAGCCAGCGCACAGATAAATGAGCGTACAAAAAAGCGCGCACAAAAGTACGTGCAAGAGAATACGCCCAAGGATAAGTACAAACGGAAGCGCAAACGGAAGCGCAAACGGAAGCGCAAACGGAAGTACAAAAGGAAGTacatacataatacatatacattacaTATTTGCCCGTTTACATATTTGCTTGTTTCCACACTTGCCCGttccattttgcatattcGTGCATCCCCACGCGCATACAATACATAGTGTACATACGAAGGCGCTTTGTACCCCCGCGCACGGCACCCGGCCTACGTGTACAGCCGCCATCGCGAAGTCGTCGTGAAGCCGTAGCGAAGCCACCCGTCAGCCACCCATCCCGTACATATCTCCCCGCCTGCGCGAGGTCGagttgcgaaaaaaaggggagtaaCCCAGGAGCGGTGCGCGCGGAGTTATGCCCGTATACATTTAATTAGCCAAATCGACGCATACGTGTACGGGGCTAGTGTATACATGCACAGGCAAAATACATAGGCActacacatgcatatataatatacacaaTTTGCATACGCTTGAGCACGCGCGACTGTGTCGACGCAGAGTCCAGccggaaggaaaaaaaaaaaaaaaaaattagcacatACCGAGGTAGTgtattttttaccccccctgGTAATTTTAACCCACccgttgctttttttttttttctctcgtTGCAACTCTGCGTACGTtggaaaaaacatttttaacaaaagtGGAGCCAACGCCAGTGTATAACCCCCTTAGTGGTACTTGCCGAAGCCAAAGGGCCAACCCACAATCCACTGATGCCCGTGCATGCGAGTACTTGCATACgtattttttgcccccctgtGTGCATACATGTGTCAACCTATATATGAGTGACCCCCCCTTGAGATACGGCCTCTCAAGCTGTTGTAGCCACCTGCAGAAGCGGCGCGGTGCATACACACGTACTGCGTAAATACATGCGTaaatacatacgtacatatatacacgcaCGCGTACGTACATATTTACATGCACACGTACATGCACTAATAGATGCGTACGCCCCTTGCGAACTCTCGTCTGCGCAGTGAGGCGGCCAGCTCGGAGAACCATCTGCCCACCGGGAGGGAGCGGAACAGCAGAGTGACGCCACGTGGTGACTCAGCGAgggtgtatatataaatatatatacatacatacacacacacacgttaGCGGTTTGTACTTAAGCGCAGGCACATGTGCACGTCCACCCCCTGCAGTGTGCTGTTATCGCGCGTTGCGGCTTGCCCATTTTAACCGCGTGTGACATTTTGTTGCGTCGTTGCGTTGCGTTGCTTTGTTGCGTCGTTGCGTTGCGTTGCTTTGCTGCGCCTCTTTGTAGCGCCCCTTGTCGTTGTGCCGCTTTACACCGACCCTCGTGCCACCCACTTAATGATTCATTCCAACCTGTTGTGGTACCAACGCGTTGACCCCCCATCTGTTGTTTAGAAGGGAACACGTGGGACAGCATCCAccctctctccccccctgcacatacacatacacatatacatacgcatacacatatacaccTCTTTTTGGCAGTTCAGAGTGGACCTCCCCCTCACCATTACTCCCTTCTGCACTTCTTACACAGTGCACGTTTTGTTTGGAAGCATAATTAAACGACTGTTCTTTATGTGTGGTCATCCCTTGCCAGTCCACgcgtctcctttttttttcgcaaccCCGCTGTGTGTACATTCACCTCTGCGTGCAATTTGCGTGTACTCTCCATTTTATgcgttttctctttttttttaaccctaaTTAAGAATCCCCGCTGcgttttaatttatttcaatTTATTCATCTGAGGGAGAGTGTCTTTGGCGACCGCTCTGCATATCGCGTCAGTTGAGTAGCTGTCCGCGCCGTAGGTGTGCACGAGTGGCCCTTTTTGGTGTCACGTCGGCTTTGTGCgtgttaaattttaatattaattttaattgtaatttattttttatttttattttttttgtgccacgAGACTTCACACACAGGGGGCGCTCCACTGGAAGGAAGCAACCGCAGGCGCATTCGCATCGCCGTTGTAGGATCGTGCTTGAGCGGACTGCACCTGCGTGTGCGCGTGTACATGTGCTTATAGGTGTACGTTTTTTTCGGCGTGCACACCTTCGCATTGCAGAAGCAGAGATAAACGCCACCACGTAGAACTCCACCGCGTGCAAAGCACCAGCACAGCTACGCGAGCGGCAGTAGTGTCAGCCAGTCGGACGGGAGAGGTAAGAGCCGGCCCCCTTGTCGAACGATCGCTTCTTCGCCGTCGCCGTTGCCGTCGcttttgccttctttttttccttctttttttttttgcgtctcCCGAGGTTGCCACCCAGGAGAGAAGCGGCTGCGTTGAGAGTTGCGCATAGGCGATTAGCGCTGCGTGTAGGTGATTACCCATACGTGTAGGTGATTGTCAGTAGGTATAGCAGCGTATCACCGCTTACCCCCGCTTACCTCCGCTTACCCCCCGTaccaccgcctccccccccgattGAGAAGATGCTGGCCACCGGGACGAACATCATGCACCCGAGCTTCTCCACCGCCTCCCTGTACGTGGGGGACCTGAACGAGGACGTGACCGAAGCAGTCCTGTACGAGATTTTCAACACCGTTGGCCATGTGTCTTCCATAAGAGTGTGTCGCGACAGCGTAACGAGGAAGTCGCTGGGGTACGCATATGTCAATTACCACAATTTGGCGGACGCGGAGAGAGCATTAGATACGCTGAActatacaaatataaaaggACAGCCAGCTAGACTCATGTGGAGTCATAGAGACCCCTCCCTGAGGAAGAGCGGTGCAGGGAATATCTTCGTGAAAAATTTAGACAAATCGATAGATAATAAGGCCCTATTTGATACGTTTAGCATGTTCGGTAATATCCTCTCATGTAAAGTTGCCACGGACGAATttgggaaaagcaaaagctaCGGATTTGTGCATTATGAAGATGAGGAGAGTGCAAAGGAGGCCATCGAAAAGGTCAATGGAATTCAGTTAGGATCTAAGAACGTCTACGTTGGTCACTTTATAAAGAAATCTGAAAGAGCTACCAACGATACCAAATTCACCAATTTGTATGTAAAGAATTTCCCAGACAGTGTTACGGAGGCTCACTTGAAGCAGCTCTTTAGTCCTTTTGGGGAAATCACCTCCATGATTGTGAAGACGGATAATAAGAATAGGaagttttgttttattaattatgcaGATTCGGAGAGTGCCAAGAATGCTATGGAGAATCTGAATGGAAAGAAGATCACCGACGATGGGCAGATCGACCCTACGTACGACgcgaagaaggaggaagctGAGGGTGGAAGCGGGGTAAGTAGCGGTACTGGCGCAGGTGCAGCCACTAACGGAGCTTCCGGCAGCGGAAGTGCAGACGCTAACGCCAGTGGAGGGGAAGGCGAcaaaggagcagcagcagatgCGAAGGGGGACAGCAAAGCTGCCAATGCGGGTGATACAGGCAAAAGcggagaagaagcggaggggggggcagccacCTCCACCGCAGCAGCGTCCGAATCggcgaaggggaaagaaggCAACAGTGGCGCATCTGATGATAAGGCCAATGCAGCGTCAGGGGCCACCTCAACCGATGCAGCTGCCAACGGGAAGGAAGACGCAGCAGGTAGTGACGCAACAAATGCGGCCGCGCAAGGGGAAGCCACCACAGGAAGTAGTAAGAAGGAGAGCGGTTCGGAGAACGCAGACAGTCCCAACATCCTCTATGTAGGCCCGCATCAGTCAAGGGCCAGAAGACATGCCATTCTGAAGGCCAAATTTGACAACCTAAATATGGAGAGTAAAAACAAACACCAGGGAGTAAAtctgtatataaaaaatttggatgATGCGATTGACGACCAGACGTTGAAGGAGCTGTTCGAGCCGTATGGCACAATAACATCAGCGAAGGTTATGAGGGACGACAAGGAGCAGAGCAAAGGGTTCGGCTTCGTCTGCTTCGCTTTACAAGAAGAGGCAAACAGGGCAGTGACTGAGATGCACTTGAAAATTATTAACGGAAAGCCCCTATACGTTGGCCTAGCAGAAAAGAGAGAGCAAAGACTCTCTCGACTACAGCAGCGCTTCCGCATGCACCCCATAAGGCACCACATGAATAACGCTTTGAACTCCCCCATGCAGTACCCAAACCCTCAGTCCCCACAATTACAGTTCAACCAGAACACTTTAAATTATGGCAGACCAGTCATAACCCCCTTTAACCAAAACAACCTCATTTCTTGGAGACACCAACAAGCGGCACAACAGCAGGTGGTTCACCAGCAGGCAGCACAACAGCAGCTGAATTTCAATGCAAATTTGAGAGGGCAGATGAACCAAATGAGGCTCTACACACAGGGAGGAGGTAACATGatgaataataatatgaatCAAAATAAGGTAAATTCGCAACTCCATCCGGGTCACCAATACCCAAATGCATTAGGACAGGCAAATCCGCAGCAACCAAATTTAAACGCACCAGGGCAACACAACAACAACCAACCGATGCAGCAGCAGCCAGGAAACAATCAAATGATGAATAACAATATGAGGAATATGAATAGCAGAGCGAATAGAAATATGGGAGGAGGAAATATGGGGAACATGCCGAACCAGAAGCAGCTACCCCTCAACATGGTAGGCAAACAGAACAATGCGCAGGCCAATCAGATGAACCACCAGGGACCACCCCCAccacagcagcagcagcagcagcaacagcaacagaCACAACAGACGCAACAGAAGTCGGCTCAACAAATGCAACAACAGGTCCCTCCAAatggaaattttaaattcacCTCACAAGCAAGAAACCGTATGGAGATGCCAAACAAAAATGCTAATAAAGTGAACCCAATTAATAACATGAAcgttaattttaataacaaCTCGACTTTAACCGCTGCTGCGCTCGCGTCCGCGCCTCCCTCCATGCAGAAGCAAGTTTTGGGTGAGAATTTATTCCCCCTGGTTGCGAACTACCACCCGACCTTGGCTGGCAAAATCACGGGAATGATGCTGGAGATGGACAACTCCGAGCTGCTGATCCTGCTGGAAAATGAGGAGCAGCTCAAGAAGAAGATTGACGAGGCGCTCGTCGTGCTGCAGAAGGCGAAGTAGGTTCAGCGATGGTGCGGCGGTGCGGCGGTGCGGCGGCGCGATGGTACGCTCGTACGCTTGCACGCTTGCACGCTTGCACGCTTTACGTCGCTGCGCGGCCGCGTTGCCACCCTGGCAGTTAGTTCGACCCCCGCCGGGAGAAAAGGCCCGTCAGCTGCAGGGAAGCGACTCACGTGgatgtgtacatgtacatatgtatgcatgcatgtatgtatgtacacaccTACGCTTGCAACACCTTCGCGTGCCCCTACAAATCGTGCGAGAAATCCCCCTACTCACCGTGTGTGCACACATTTCACGCTTATCTCCCCGCACGCATTTTTGTAtgcaaagaagaaagaaattatGTGAAACGTTGTAAAAAGaataagctttttttttttttttttttttgtatacaaAAAGGCAAGAGTAACAAAAATTTGAGAGAATACCACAAACTTGTTTTCCTAATGctaaatgagaaaaaaaatcgaggCATTTTAAATGGCCAAGGTGCCTTCGAAAAGGGCTGCGATTGCGCGGAAAAGAATTGCCATTGCGCCGAAAAGAATTGCCATTGCGCCGAAAAGAATTGCCATTGCGctgtaattttgtttttccccggGGTTCCTTTCTGACGAACGAGTCAGCCACTTTCTTAAATGATACATTTGTTGTGCAGGGTGAGTATGACGAAggagagcaaaaaataattgcaccTGTGTGAAGAAAAGGTTTGCGCTGTTGTGTAGATTTACGCgtgcttccttttccatgTGTTTCCCTTCGCTGCTTCATTTCGCACCACTTAACCATCGCTCCTTCACCTAGCGATGAAAGGAACGGTAACAACATGTAACGCGTACTCCACAAAAGTCAAGCATGCTACGCGCACATGTATGCAATGATTGCAGCGCGTTCGAATGAGGTACCCATTTTTGTCCTTTCAAAGTTTAAGTTTAtccattttaagaaaaacaaattcatGGTGAGTAAAACTTAGGCGGCACGCCAACATATTTTGGCAGCAACTTTTtgaagccttttttttaaactcccCGCGGGGGTGTTAAACCGCTGCGAAGCTTCGTCGTTGTAGCGCTCGGGAGTCGtccagaaggggaaaataccCCAGCCAATTGTCACTTCCTCCAGTTGGCGGGGAAATGTTCGAATGTACGTCCGAAGCAGTGCCAATGGGTAGGCACCCATATGTATGCCGGGcggataaaaaattttccaaaaagaaTTCcacctgaacggttcatgtAAAATTTCTCCgctaggggaaaaaaaaaaaaaaaaaaacattccgCTGTAAATTGGCTAGCAACCATTCTccgaaaattttaattattaaaaagggagaagtttAAGGAACTGAATAACGGAGGAAATGCATTACCCATTAAAAAacaacgtaaaaaaaaatgcggcaATGTAGTTTGCCTCAATTTATCAGCGCAGTTTTGTTGAGGCGTTCTTTCCACTTGGGAAATTTGCCGCAACTCTGTACATTCGCACGTTGTTTTAAACAagtatgaacagttcagaaaaaaaaaaaaaaaaatgaacaatcGGCCGATCTATCATTCGGGGAGGGCATACAAAAGTACAAATTTACCAATGTAACGATCGGTGTATCCTGTTAGATAGCGATATATGCATTTCTCATTTCAGCGCGAGCGAGCCACCCAAACAAGAGTAGTCCGCGCAAACCGCTGAAACAGCGCAGTCTGCCCAACCCACGCGGAACAACATGGATGGCTCCATAATCCAGGGCGACGATGTCATAATTACCGACACGTTTTTAAGTGacaacgaggaggaggaaaagctAATAAAGCAAAAGGCCGTTGCGCAGAGGAGCGGCCGATGGGGGACAAACAAAAGGGATGATAATACCGCTCATGTGGGAAACAAAAACTGGAGGGGCGCTCGCCATGCAAATTTTGACGAACCAAATGGAGATGGAGCATCTTCCCCGGAGGAGGCATCCATAATTGTGAAAAATGATAACCCATGTGAAGAATGGGAAAATGAACTCGACGCGGaggagggaggaggaggttTTTTCGACTTTGGCAATTATCTGCACGATGTTGATGACGGAGGGGAGGAAGACAAACAGGAGGGGAGCGGGAAGAAGATG contains:
- a CDS encoding polyadenylate-binding protein, putative (encoded by transcript PVX_123845A), with protein sequence MLATGTNIMHPSFSTASLYVGDLNEDVTEAVLYEIFNTVGHVSSIRVCRDSVTRKSLGYAYVNYHNLADAERALDTLNYTNIKGQPARLMWSHRDPSLRKSGAGNIFVKNLDKSIDNKALFDTFSMFGNILSCKVATDEFGKSKSYGFVHYEDEESAKEAIEKVNGIQLGSKNVYVGHFIKKSERATNDTKFTNLYVKNFPDSVTEAHLKQLFSPFGEITSMIVKTDNKNRKFCFINYADSESAKNAMENLNGKKITDDGQIDPTYDAKKEEAEGGSGVSSGTGAGAATNGASGSGSADANASGGEGDKGAAADAKGDSKAANAGDTGKSGEEAEGGAATSTAAASESAKGKEGNSGASDDKANAASGATSTDAAANGKEDAAGSDATNAAAQGEATTGSSKKESGSENADSPNILYVGPHQSRARRHAILKAKFDNLNMESKNKHQGVNLYIKNLDDAIDDQTLKELFEPYGTITSAKVMRDDKEQSKGFGFVCFALQEEANRAVTEMHLKIINGKPLYVGLAEKREQRLSRLQQRFRMHPIRHHMNNALNSPMQYPNPQSPQLQFNQNTLNYGRPVITPFNQNNLISWRHQQAAQQQVVHQQAAQQQLNFNANLRGQMNQMRLYTQGGGNMMNNNMNQNKVNSQLHPGHQYPNALGQANPQQPNLNAPGQHNNNQPMQQQPGNNQMMNNNMRNMNSRANRNMGGGNMGNMPNQKQLPLNMVGKQNNAQANQMNHQGPPPPQQQQQQQQQQTQQTQQKSAQQMQQQVPPNGNFKFTSQARNRMEMPNKNANKVNPINNMNVNFNNNSTLTAAALASAPPSMQKQVLGENLFPLVANYHPTLAGKITGMMLEMDNSELLILLENEEQLKKKIDEALVVLQKAK